A DNA window from Anaerocolumna sp. AGMB13020 contains the following coding sequences:
- a CDS encoding cell wall hydrolase, translating into MLKIHSFLQRALKPVKDMLPLSGRSKAGITAVVLYAALSCLLILSPDTIYEHSSRTEAPVYTSGNSNKESEEVGEETAIEAIVRMNPIYFKGYIVQGGLEAYGTQYVNPYVSFMQSMITKTAKNDSDITADKLLMAEEIKAAENSLASKLSITTNLNLLTEEDIISLQAEKNSDNLSSFTEIMAAAEKKTAEASNGVKNAASDDEAESMDTASVKEAVKTENTDKKTETEKTTAVKKAAAAKKEIDASVTKTKDTSSKKAVQAAAKSKVDSSSTKEKTIKDTAKKTESKIKLNEEDTGVLQRIVEAEATGEDIKGKMLVANVILNRVKNKDFPDSVKAVVFQKSGSTYQFSPIKDGRYYSVKISESTKKAVNRVLQGEDYSQGALYFSARIRADKNSMSWFDRHLTYLFKHGGHEFFK; encoded by the coding sequence ATGCTAAAAATACACTCGTTTCTTCAAAGGGCTCTTAAGCCGGTAAAAGATATGTTACCACTCTCCGGCAGAAGTAAAGCGGGAATCACAGCAGTAGTACTTTATGCTGCCCTTTCATGCTTACTGATATTGAGCCCGGATACTATCTACGAACACTCCAGCAGAACGGAAGCTCCTGTTTATACATCGGGAAATTCCAATAAGGAGTCAGAAGAGGTAGGCGAAGAAACAGCGATAGAAGCAATTGTACGAATGAATCCTATATATTTTAAGGGGTACATTGTACAAGGCGGTTTAGAAGCCTATGGTACCCAGTACGTAAATCCTTATGTTTCCTTCATGCAGAGCATGATAACCAAAACAGCAAAAAACGATTCTGATATTACAGCAGACAAATTATTAATGGCAGAAGAAATAAAAGCGGCAGAAAATAGCCTTGCATCGAAATTAAGTATAACAACCAACTTAAATCTGTTGACAGAGGAAGATATAATCAGTTTACAGGCAGAAAAAAACTCGGACAACCTAAGCAGCTTTACGGAGATAATGGCAGCAGCTGAAAAGAAAACAGCTGAAGCAAGTAATGGAGTAAAGAATGCGGCATCGGACGATGAGGCAGAGAGTATGGATACAGCTTCCGTAAAGGAAGCAGTAAAAACTGAGAATACTGATAAGAAAACAGAGACCGAGAAAACAACTGCGGTAAAAAAAGCTGCAGCAGCGAAGAAAGAAATAGATGCAAGCGTAACAAAGACAAAAGACACTAGTTCGAAAAAAGCAGTACAGGCAGCTGCAAAAAGTAAGGTTGATAGTAGTTCAACCAAAGAGAAAACCATTAAAGATACTGCAAAGAAAACAGAAAGCAAAATCAAATTAAATGAAGAAGATACTGGAGTTCTTCAAAGAATCGTTGAAGCTGAAGCAACAGGTGAGGACATAAAAGGAAAGATGTTGGTCGCAAACGTCATCCTGAATAGAGTTAAAAATAAGGATTTCCCTGATTCGGTAAAGGCCGTTGTATTTCAAAAAAGCGGCAGCACCTATCAGTTTTCGCCGATAAAAGACGGAAGATATTATTCCGTTAAAATATCGGAAAGTACCAAAAAAGCAGTCAATCGTGTACTGCAGGGAGAAGACTACTCCCAAGGGGCGCTGTATTTCTCGGCGAGAATAAGAGCCGATAAAAACAGCATGAGCTGGTTTGACCGCCATCTAACATACCTGTTCAAGCACGGAGGGCATGAGTTCTTCAAATAA
- the thrC gene encoding threonine synthase, which produces MNLLYQSTRSNTAPITASQAILKGLAEDGGLFVPESIPALKVSLEELSNMTYQQTAYEVMKLYFTDFTEEELKSCISKAYDEKFDTTEIAPLKEAGGFYYLELFHGSTIAFKDMALSILPHLLTTAAKKNQVTDEIVILTATSGDTGKAALAGFAEVPGTKIIVFYPKDGVSPIQEKQMVTQKGDNTYVVGIDGNFDDAQNGVKAMFNNKALADSLKAKGYVFSSANSINIGRLVPQIVYYVYAYASLLRKGVIAEGEKINVSVPTGNFGNILAAYFAKEMGVPLNKLVCASNENKVLFDFFDTGIYNRKREFILTSSPSMDILISSNLERLLYLAAGRDSEKTLALMNGLSKEGEYVITPEMKVNMDGITGGFATEAQTAETIKAVYEKTGYVLDTHTAVGASVYERYQEESSDNTKVIIASTASPYKFTRSVMEAIDPKYGSLGDFELLDELSRISGVNVPAAIEEIRSAKVLHDRVCKTEEMQKVVEGILN; this is translated from the coding sequence ATGAATCTTTTGTATCAAAGCACTCGCAGCAACACGGCTCCTATTACGGCATCTCAGGCAATCTTGAAAGGACTGGCTGAGGACGGTGGTTTGTTTGTACCTGAAAGCATACCGGCACTAAAAGTTTCTTTAGAGGAACTTAGTAACATGACCTATCAGCAGACTGCTTATGAAGTAATGAAATTATACTTTACTGATTTTACGGAAGAAGAACTAAAAAGCTGTATAAGCAAAGCTTATGATGAGAAATTTGATACAACTGAAATTGCACCGTTAAAGGAAGCTGGCGGGTTCTATTACCTGGAGCTCTTTCATGGCTCCACCATTGCGTTTAAAGATATGGCCTTATCCATTCTGCCGCATCTTCTGACCACAGCCGCAAAAAAGAATCAGGTGACGGATGAAATTGTAATACTGACCGCAACCTCAGGAGATACGGGTAAAGCGGCCCTTGCAGGGTTTGCTGAAGTCCCCGGAACAAAAATCATAGTATTTTATCCCAAGGATGGTGTCAGTCCAATTCAGGAGAAGCAGATGGTTACCCAGAAAGGAGACAATACCTATGTTGTCGGAATCGACGGAAACTTTGATGATGCGCAGAATGGCGTAAAGGCAATGTTTAATAATAAAGCGCTGGCAGACAGCCTGAAAGCAAAAGGATATGTGTTTTCTTCTGCTAATTCCATCAACATCGGCCGTTTGGTTCCTCAGATTGTTTATTATGTATATGCCTATGCCAGTCTGTTAAGGAAAGGCGTTATTGCAGAAGGTGAGAAAATTAATGTGTCGGTGCCTACCGGTAACTTTGGGAATATCTTAGCGGCATATTTTGCAAAAGAGATGGGAGTGCCACTAAATAAACTGGTGTGTGCCTCCAATGAGAATAAGGTGTTGTTTGATTTCTTTGATACGGGGATATATAACCGTAAGAGAGAATTCATCCTTACTTCTTCACCTTCCATGGATATCTTAATCTCCAGCAACCTGGAAAGATTGCTCTACCTGGCAGCAGGAAGAGATAGTGAGAAGACATTAGCGCTCATGAATGGCTTGTCTAAAGAAGGAGAATATGTAATAACACCGGAAATGAAAGTGAATATGGACGGTATTACCGGTGGCTTTGCTACAGAGGCTCAGACCGCGGAGACGATCAAGGCAGTTTATGAGAAGACAGGTTATGTACTGGATACCCATACAGCAGTAGGCGCTTCTGTATATGAGAGATATCAGGAAGAGAGTTCAGATAATACAAAGGTTATCATCGCCTCCACTGCAAGCCCTTATAAATTTACCAGAAGTGTTATGGAAGCCATAGATCCGAAGTATGGCAGTCTGGGAGATTTTGAATTGTTGGATGAGCTTAGCAGAATCTCCGGTGTAAATGTACCGGCAGCCATCGAGGAAATCAGAAGTGCCAAAGTGCTTCATGACAGGGTGTGTAAGACGGAGGAGATGCAGAAAGTGGTTGAGGGAATATTGAATTAA